The Vicinamibacteria bacterium region GACGACCCCGGTTGCCCCGTCAAGGGTGTCAGCAGGACGAGATCCGGTTGAGAGCGCTGGGAAACGATGCGCGTCATCGGCCCCGAGTGGGTCGTCAGGACGCGGTATCCGGCGCGTCTCGCCAGCTGGCGATATCGTTCGGAAACTCTGTCGGGGCTTTCGACGAGTAGCAGTGTTGAGGTCGTCATCGTATCGGTCCGGGCTTCTCGGTAGGTACAGTCGCCCCGGGGTCGAGAAAGGTCACATGCATGGAGGAATTTTTTTTTGGTGACCGTTTCTCGATCCGGAGCGACTCCAGGGGTGAGTCATGAAATCCACAGGTGCCGCCGGGGGACAGTTGTCACTCGGCCCGTTCGAGGAGATGGACGTGGAGGAGGCGAGCCGGACTCTACCCTCCGCGGTGGCCGTAACGTTCGCCGATCTGGCCAGATCGAAGCCGCCGGAACGACCGGATCCTCCTCCTTCCCTTTCGCTCTTGCCCCGCCCAGCGACCGGACCGCCATCCGTGGGGCTGAGTCGGATCCACTTGGCCCGGGAAGGACGCCTGCGGCGCCAATCGAGCTGGGATCGCAGCGGGCGGTACTCGGAGCGGATTCGCATTCCGCCCGGAGACATGGCGGTACTCGCGCACATCAACGGTGCGGGGATCATCCGCCACATCTGGCTCACGCTATGGACGGATGAGCCTGCGTATTTGCGGAAAACCGTGCTTCGCGCTTATTGGGACGGAGAGTCGAATCCGAGTGTCGAATCTCCCGTGGGCGATTTCTTTGGAGTCGGCCATGCGGAGGTCTCCAACTACTGGTCGCAACCGCTGAGCATGGTGACGGGAGGCCCCCGGCTCATCGACAACCGGCCCGCCATGAGCTGCTTCTTCCCGATGCCGTTCACCGATGGGGCCTGGATCACTCTCGAGAACCAGGGGAGTGAATCCGTCCGGGCGGTCCATTATCACGTCGACTACGAAGAGCTCGGTTCCCAGCGACCGGACGCCCT contains the following coding sequences:
- a CDS encoding glycoside hydrolase family 172 protein is translated as MKSTGAAGGQLSLGPFEEMDVEEASRTLPSAVAVTFADLARSKPPERPDPPPSLSLLPRPATGPPSVGLSRIHLAREGRLRRQSSWDRSGRYSERIRIPPGDMAVLAHINGAGIIRHIWLTLWTDEPAYLRKTVLRAYWDGESNPSVESPVGDFFGVGHAEVSNYWSQPLSMVTGGPRLIDNRPAMSCFFPMPFTDGAWITLENQGSESVRAVHYHVDYEELGSQRPDALRFHALWRRQMPEKEEPELDELSMLSPNRDYLILDAEGEGHYVGCNVSVDSANPSRDFSWFGEGDDFCWIDGEKEPSIIGTRTEDYFCASRDEESPDVRPYHGLSYSDDSSGSSKWTMYRFHIDAPISFRKSIRYVAERDAQMHGSDYSSVAYWYQGAPHKSFPPFLSVEDRLPRGVELEPSGSGFEGLVERGNGCYSSSIEKIENLV